The genomic stretch CTCGGCGATCTCAGGATACTTGCCGCCCAGGATCGCAGCTGAGAGCAGTGCGGCGTTGATCGCGCCCGCCTTGCCTATGGCCAGCGTCGCAACCGGGATGCCGGCGGGCATCTGCACGATTGAAAGCAGCGAGTCGATGCCCCTGAGCGTCTTGGACTTCACGGGCACGCCCAACACCGGGAGCTGCGTTTTGGCCGCGACCATGCCGGGCAGGTGGGCTGCGCCGCCAGCACCGGCGATGATGACTTCGATGCCCCTGCCGCCGGCCTCTTCGGCGTATGCGAACAGCTTGTCAGGAGTGCGATGTGCCGAGACTACCTCGGTCTCATAACCGATGCCGAGCTCATCGAGAGTCTTGGCTGCATGGCGCATCGTGTCCCAGTCGGACTTCGAACCCATGATTATGCCGACAAGGGATGTCATCGCGCTTCTCCTCGCCTAAGAGAACTTGCCGGCCCGAACAACACTGACATCGGACATGAACCAGATGATCGCGTAGTTCTCGAAGTACCTGTCGACCAGGTGCTGGACGACCGCATCGGCCACTTCGGCACCGCAGACGACCTCGATGCGGATGTTGGCGGCGAAGTCGTGGTGTGCGTTGCGCACCCCCCGCTCGCCCTTGCCGCGGGCATCGGTGATTGTGAACCCGTGGACGCCGAGTTGCTCGAGTTCCTTGGTGAGCCGATCCTCTACCAGTGCCTCTGTGACGATCGTGACCAACTTGCGAGTGTGCATCTCCACCTGATCAGCCTCCGTCTAAATGATTTCTAAACAATCTCTTACTTGGACTTACCCGCGACTGTCAGCAGCCACGCAGGCACTTGATCTCACACATTCCATGATACCCAAAACTCGCACCGAGTTCCCGATTTCTATTCGTCGCAATGGCCGCCGCTGGCCGCCCGAGTCAAGCGGTCGATCACAACCTCCCACTCCAGCGATACCGGAGGTGTCTCGACCAAGATGACCTCGCACCCCGACCCATCGAGATCCCGCATCGTCGCGTACAGCAGTCGGCCGTAGCCCTCCGCATCCTCGGGCATGCTCGCCCACTCACCCGCCGAGGCAACCCGCGCATCCTCGGCGACGGTCCGCGCGATCACGCCGACCCTGCGCCCGAGACCCAGCGCCTGCTCGACGCGCGCGGAGAGCTCCTCGGCAGGTACGAGGCACAGCGGCGTCTCGGGCGAGTAGTGCTTGAGGTGCGAGCCCGGCACTTTGACGGCTTCGGTCGGCCCCGCTGCCTCCTCGGCGCTGGCCTG from Actinomycetota bacterium encodes the following:
- the purE gene encoding 5-(carboxyamino)imidazole ribonucleotide mutase, which encodes MTSLVGIIMGSKSDWDTMRHAAKTLDELGIGYETEVVSAHRTPDKLFAYAEEAGGRGIEVIIAGAGGAAHLPGMVAAKTQLPVLGVPVKSKTLRGIDSLLSIVQMPAGIPVATLAIGKAGAINAALLSAAILGGKYPEIAEALAEYRAAQTERVLADPDPSQPAE
- a CDS encoding transcriptional regulator, yielding MEMHTRKLVTIVTEALVEDRLTKELEQLGVHGFTITDARGKGERGVRNAHHDFAANIRIEVVCGAEVADAVVQHLVDRYFENYAIIWFMSDVSVVRAGKFS
- a CDS encoding Sua5/YciO/YrdC/YwlC family protein, which encodes MSPTCAGHVAAEFGDEVDFILDGGWCSVGLESTIVDLTGAAPRVLRVGSVTLADIMAVLGEQASAEEAAGPTEAVKVPGSHLKHYSPETPLCLVPAEELSARVEQALGLGRRVGVIARTVAEDARVASAGEWASMPEDAEGYGRLLYATMRDLDGSGCEVILVETPPVSLEWEVVIDRLTRAASGGHCDE